In a single window of the Allobranchiibius huperziae genome:
- a CDS encoding ABC transporter permease, translated as MSTTTASAPASAPPRSANAPAGTAGVVTTVSAVAVRTGLKILRRPQILGIAVLQSVLFLLMFRYVLGGSIGGTSGSYVDYFIPGFVVVTVLFNAGGGAVAVAEESAAGLYDRLRSLPIPDVAVLAGRALADAALVFSVAMVTLGVGFAVGFRSSADPAHWAAAVALLVLVSVTIGLIFVWIGLASGSAQAANGLGLLSVPFSFLSSAFVPIQTMPAVVQAFAEWQPLTFLTDSWRGLLLGTRTTSTLGHPLSFYIVGSVIWCVILTAVAAPLALRSYRKD; from the coding sequence ATGAGCACCACGACGGCATCAGCACCCGCATCCGCACCACCGAGGTCGGCCAACGCTCCGGCGGGCACGGCCGGGGTGGTGACGACGGTCAGCGCGGTCGCCGTGCGCACCGGGCTGAAGATCCTGCGCAGGCCGCAGATCCTGGGCATCGCCGTCCTGCAGAGCGTGCTGTTCCTGCTGATGTTCCGCTACGTGCTCGGCGGGTCGATCGGCGGCACCAGCGGCTCCTACGTCGACTACTTCATCCCCGGCTTCGTCGTGGTCACCGTGCTGTTCAACGCAGGCGGCGGCGCGGTCGCTGTCGCCGAGGAGTCCGCGGCCGGGCTCTACGACCGCCTCCGGTCACTGCCGATCCCGGACGTCGCGGTCCTGGCCGGTCGAGCCCTGGCCGACGCCGCGCTGGTCTTCAGCGTCGCCATGGTCACCCTCGGCGTCGGCTTCGCGGTCGGGTTCCGCAGCAGCGCCGACCCGGCGCACTGGGCCGCCGCAGTGGCCCTGCTCGTTCTCGTCTCCGTCACCATCGGGCTGATCTTCGTGTGGATCGGGCTCGCCAGCGGCTCGGCCCAGGCCGCCAACGGCCTCGGACTGCTCAGCGTGCCCTTCTCGTTCCTGTCCAGCGCGTTCGTCCCGATCCAGACGATGCCCGCCGTCGTCCAGGCGTTCGCCGAGTGGCAGCCGTTGACCTTCCTCACCGACTCATGGCGGGGACTGCTGCTCGGCACGCGCACGACGTCCACCCTCGGGCACCCACTGAGCTTCTACATCGTCGGCTCGGTCATCTGGTGCGTGATCCTGACGGCCGTCGCCGCGCCGCTCGCTCTGCGCAGCTACCGCAAGGACTGA
- a CDS encoding exopolysaccharide biosynthesis polyprenyl glycosylphosphotransferase produces MSAQLEIAEGHPVKEPVFVEASRWRPRFVVTAVGVDALAIAVALVSAKLLRFGNGSQALSGTSHATYLTVAISLLCAWMAALAFTQSYRPEHATIGNEAYLRVVRSSFFIFGVLAMVALALRLQFARGYIAIAFPLGVALLILGRFAIRVWLVHSRDAGRCMDTVLVVGAPQEVRYVADRIGRTPEAGFVISGVVTGADRAGTFELRDGNLVPDAGAVDNALATALAHDVSAIIIAGHAQVSDTYLRELGWSLERTGIGMVLANRMTDVAGPRIHRTPVEGLPLMSVEAPRYDGGRYLLKRIFDVVVSGLLLVVTSPLFAVIALLIKLDDHGPVLFRQDRVGVNGETFAMTKFRSMVVDAESRLDGLAPDAGLAHPLFKMRQDPRVTRVGRALRAYSLDELPQLLDVFAGNMSMVGPRPALTREVSVYRDNAHRRLNVKPGITGPWQVGGRSNLSWEDSIRKDLYYVENWTLVGDCLLLVKTVKAVLTRDGAF; encoded by the coding sequence GTGTCCGCACAACTCGAGATCGCCGAAGGGCACCCGGTCAAGGAACCGGTGTTCGTCGAGGCGTCCCGATGGCGTCCCCGCTTCGTCGTGACCGCCGTCGGCGTCGACGCCCTCGCGATCGCCGTCGCCCTGGTCTCCGCGAAGCTGCTGCGCTTCGGTAACGGAAGTCAGGCGCTCTCCGGCACCAGCCACGCCACCTACCTCACCGTGGCGATCTCCCTGCTCTGCGCCTGGATGGCGGCGCTGGCCTTCACCCAGAGTTACCGCCCCGAGCACGCGACCATCGGCAACGAGGCGTACCTGCGGGTCGTGCGGTCCTCGTTCTTCATCTTCGGCGTGCTGGCGATGGTGGCGTTGGCGCTGCGGCTGCAGTTCGCTCGTGGCTACATCGCCATCGCGTTCCCCCTCGGCGTCGCCCTGCTGATCCTGGGCCGTTTCGCGATCCGCGTGTGGTTGGTGCATTCGCGCGACGCCGGCCGTTGCATGGACACGGTGCTGGTGGTGGGTGCGCCACAGGAGGTCCGCTACGTCGCCGACCGGATCGGCCGAACGCCGGAGGCGGGTTTCGTCATCTCCGGGGTCGTCACCGGCGCGGACCGTGCGGGCACCTTCGAGCTGCGTGACGGCAATCTGGTGCCGGATGCCGGCGCTGTCGACAACGCCCTGGCCACCGCTCTGGCCCACGACGTCAGCGCGATCATCATCGCCGGCCACGCCCAGGTCTCCGACACCTATCTGCGCGAGCTGGGCTGGTCCCTCGAGCGCACCGGCATCGGAATGGTGCTCGCCAACCGGATGACCGACGTCGCCGGACCGCGCATCCACCGCACGCCCGTCGAGGGGCTGCCCTTGATGAGCGTGGAGGCACCGCGGTACGACGGGGGGCGCTATCTGCTCAAGCGGATCTTCGACGTCGTGGTGTCGGGCCTGCTCCTGGTCGTGACCTCACCGCTCTTCGCCGTCATCGCGCTGCTGATCAAGCTGGACGACCACGGGCCTGTCCTGTTCCGCCAGGACCGCGTGGGTGTCAACGGCGAGACGTTCGCGATGACCAAGTTCCGCTCCATGGTCGTGGACGCCGAGTCCCGGCTGGACGGGCTCGCTCCGGACGCGGGGCTGGCGCACCCGTTGTTCAAGATGCGCCAGGACCCGAGAGTGACCCGCGTGGGCCGGGCTCTGCGCGCGTACTCCCTGGACGAGCTCCCGCAGCTGCTGGACGTCTTCGCCGGGAACATGTCGATGGTCGGCCCGCGCCCGGCACTCACCCGGGAGGTGAGCGTCTACCGGGACAACGCGCACCGGCGACTCAACGTCAAACCGGGCATCACCGGTCCGTGGCAGGTCGGCGGGCGGTCCAACCTCAGCTGGGAGGACAGCATCCGCAAGGACCTCTACTACGTGGAGAACTGGACGCTGGTCGGGGACTGCCTGCTGCTGGTCAAGACCGTCAAAGCGGTGCTGACCCGCGACGGCGCCTTCTGA
- the rfbD gene encoding dTDP-4-dehydrorhamnose reductase: MKRWLLTGGRGMLGQDLARVVERSGDQVLVTGSADLDITDAQAVQDAVGDVDVVVNCAAWTAVDDAETHEAQAFSINATGAANVARACAQRGVRLVQISTDYVFDGTATTPYAEDTTQRPRSAYGRTKCAGEWAVRSLHPDALVVRTAWLYGAGGGNFVATMARLAGERDTLTVVDDQRGQPTWTVDLADLVVRLVDAGVPGGYWHGVSAGETTWWGLARAVFEEAGWDPERVQAVGSDQFVRPAPRPAYSVLGTARLSEHGVAPVRDWADALREALPELLA; encoded by the coding sequence ATGAAGCGCTGGCTCCTGACCGGTGGCCGCGGCATGCTCGGGCAGGACCTGGCACGGGTCGTGGAGCGTTCCGGCGACCAGGTGCTGGTGACCGGGTCGGCCGACCTGGACATCACCGACGCACAAGCGGTGCAGGACGCCGTCGGCGACGTCGACGTCGTGGTCAACTGCGCGGCCTGGACCGCGGTCGACGACGCGGAAACCCATGAGGCTCAGGCGTTCTCGATCAACGCGACGGGTGCGGCCAATGTCGCGCGCGCCTGTGCCCAGCGCGGCGTACGGCTCGTGCAGATCTCCACCGACTACGTCTTCGACGGCACCGCCACCACCCCGTACGCCGAGGACACGACGCAACGTCCGCGGTCGGCGTACGGGCGCACCAAGTGCGCCGGGGAGTGGGCTGTGCGCTCGCTGCATCCCGACGCGCTGGTGGTGCGCACCGCGTGGCTGTACGGCGCCGGGGGCGGCAACTTCGTCGCCACGATGGCCCGGCTCGCCGGGGAGCGCGACACGCTGACCGTGGTGGACGATCAGCGCGGCCAGCCGACCTGGACGGTCGACCTTGCCGACCTGGTGGTGCGTCTGGTGGACGCCGGAGTGCCCGGCGGCTACTGGCACGGGGTCAGCGCCGGTGAGACCACGTGGTGGGGGCTGGCCCGCGCCGTCTTCGAGGAGGCCGGCTGGGATCCGGAGCGGGTGCAGGCAGTCGGCAGCGACCAGTTCGTGCGTCCCGCGCCGCGTCCGGCGTACTCCGTCCTGGGCACCGCGCGGCTGTCCGAGCACGGCGTCGCGCCGGTGCGGGACTGGGCCGACGCCCTGCGTGAGGCGCTGCCCGAACTGCTCGCCTAG
- the rfbB gene encoding dTDP-glucose 4,6-dehydratase, with protein sequence MRVLVTGGAGFIGSNFVHLTRRTRPDAQVTVLDAMTYAGHEQSLTGTGATLVRGDVADADVVDRLVADADLVVHFAAESHNDNSLREPWPFVQTNVIGTYTLLEAVRRHDVRYHHISTDEVYGDLALDDPHRFTEATAYNPSSPYSSTKGASDLLVRAWVRSFGVRATLSNCSNNYGPRQHVEKFIPRQITTLLDGGRPRLYGDGMNVRDWIHVDDHNDAVWTIVERGEMGATYLIGADGEADNLTVVRTLLDLMGRPGDDFEHVTDRPGHDRRYAIDSTRLRTELGWTPRYGDFRAGLAATIDWYRDNEDWWRPAKAATEAGYAAAGETAVPQDRAGEVSR encoded by the coding sequence GTGCGTGTCCTGGTGACGGGCGGGGCCGGTTTCATCGGCAGTAACTTCGTCCACCTGACGCGGCGGACCCGCCCCGACGCGCAGGTCACGGTGCTCGACGCGATGACGTACGCCGGGCACGAGCAGTCGCTGACCGGCACCGGCGCGACCCTGGTACGCGGCGATGTCGCCGACGCCGACGTGGTCGACCGGCTGGTCGCCGACGCCGACCTCGTCGTGCACTTCGCGGCCGAGTCGCACAACGACAACTCGCTGCGCGAGCCCTGGCCCTTCGTGCAGACCAACGTCATCGGCACCTACACGCTGCTGGAGGCGGTCCGGCGACACGACGTGCGCTACCACCACATCTCCACCGACGAGGTCTACGGCGACCTGGCGCTGGACGACCCGCACCGCTTCACCGAGGCCACGGCGTACAACCCGTCCAGCCCCTACTCGTCCACCAAGGGCGCCAGCGACCTGCTCGTCCGTGCGTGGGTGCGCTCCTTCGGCGTCCGCGCGACCCTGTCGAACTGCTCGAACAACTACGGCCCGCGCCAACACGTGGAGAAGTTCATCCCGCGCCAGATCACCACGTTGCTCGACGGCGGCCGCCCGCGGCTCTACGGCGACGGCATGAACGTGCGCGACTGGATCCACGTCGACGACCACAACGACGCGGTGTGGACGATCGTCGAGCGGGGCGAGATGGGCGCGACCTACCTGATCGGCGCCGACGGGGAGGCCGACAACCTCACGGTGGTGCGCACCCTGCTGGACCTGATGGGCCGCCCGGGCGACGACTTCGAGCACGTGACCGACCGGCCGGGTCACGACCGCCGCTACGCGATCGACTCCACCCGGCTGCGCACCGAGCTCGGCTGGACGCCGCGCTACGGCGACTTCCGCGCGGGACTGGCCGCGACGATCGACTGGTACCGCGACAACGAGGACTGGTGGCGCCCCGCCAAGGCGGCGACGGAGGCCGGGTACGCCGCGGCCGGTGAGACCGCCGTGCCTCAGGACCGCGCCGGCGAGGTCTCTCGATGA
- the rfbA gene encoding glucose-1-phosphate thymidylyltransferase RfbA gives MKGIILAGGSGTRLHPITRAISKQLMPIYDKPMVYYPLATLMMAGVRDVLIITTPHDSEQFSRLLGDGSQWGISLTYAVQPRPEGLAQAFVIGADFIAGDSVALVLGDNIFFGSGLGRRLRDQADPDGARIFAYHVPDPSAYGVVEFDADGLVLSIEEKPKVPKSRYIVPGLYFYDNDVVEIARGLRPSARGELEITAINEAYLRAGKLTVTTLPRGTAWFDTGTFEAMMSAAQFVHAVEAQQGLKIGCVEEIAWRAGWIGDEELMRLGDGLTKSGYGEYLTALVEEGV, from the coding sequence ATGAAGGGGATCATTCTGGCAGGTGGATCGGGCACACGGTTGCACCCGATCACCCGGGCGATCAGCAAGCAGCTGATGCCGATCTACGACAAGCCCATGGTCTATTACCCCCTGGCGACGCTGATGATGGCCGGCGTCCGGGATGTCCTCATCATCACCACCCCCCACGACTCCGAGCAGTTCTCCCGGTTGCTCGGTGACGGCTCGCAGTGGGGGATCTCCCTCACGTACGCCGTGCAGCCGCGCCCCGAGGGTCTGGCCCAGGCGTTCGTGATCGGCGCGGACTTCATCGCCGGCGACAGCGTCGCCCTCGTGCTCGGGGACAACATCTTCTTCGGCTCCGGACTCGGCCGACGGCTGCGCGACCAGGCCGACCCCGACGGGGCGCGGATCTTCGCCTACCACGTGCCGGACCCCTCGGCGTACGGCGTGGTGGAGTTCGACGCCGACGGCCTCGTGCTGTCGATCGAGGAGAAGCCGAAGGTCCCCAAGTCGCGCTACATCGTGCCGGGGCTCTACTTCTACGACAACGACGTGGTCGAGATCGCGAGAGGGCTGCGCCCGAGCGCGCGCGGGGAGTTGGAGATCACCGCGATCAACGAGGCCTATCTGCGGGCCGGGAAGCTCACGGTCACGACGCTGCCGCGCGGGACCGCGTGGTTCGACACCGGCACCTTCGAGGCCATGATGTCCGCCGCGCAGTTCGTGCACGCCGTGGAGGCGCAGCAGGGCCTGAAGATCGGCTGCGTCGAGGAGATCGCCTGGCGCGCCGGCTGGATCGGCGATGAGGAATTGATGCGGCTCGGCGACGGGCTCACCAAGAGCGGGTACGGCGAATACCTCACCGCGCTCGTAGAGGAAGGCGTCTGA
- a CDS encoding dTDP-4-dehydrorhamnose 3,5-epimerase family protein: protein MQIEPLAIVGAYVVTPRQFPDDRGVFLEGYRGDLLAEHLGHEPRVLQTNISVSSRGTVRGIHFADVPPGQAKYVTALHGSFLDFVVDIRVGSPTFGRWESILLDTVDRRAVYLSEGLGHALIALEDDSTACYLCSAAYNPSGEHGIHPLDPALGLEVPDGIEPLLSPKDEAAPTLAEAEEAGLLPSYDACLTHLRTLTDR from the coding sequence ATGCAGATCGAACCGCTGGCCATCGTGGGTGCGTACGTCGTGACCCCGCGCCAGTTCCCCGACGACCGCGGCGTGTTCCTCGAGGGATACCGCGGCGACCTGCTGGCCGAGCACCTCGGCCACGAACCGCGGGTGCTGCAGACCAACATCTCGGTGTCCTCGCGCGGGACGGTGCGCGGCATCCACTTCGCCGACGTGCCCCCGGGCCAGGCCAAGTACGTCACGGCGTTGCACGGGTCGTTCCTCGACTTCGTGGTCGACATCCGGGTGGGTTCGCCGACCTTCGGGCGATGGGAGTCGATCCTGCTCGACACCGTCGACCGGCGCGCGGTCTACCTGTCCGAGGGCCTCGGGCACGCGCTGATCGCCTTGGAGGACGACAGCACCGCGTGCTACCTGTGCTCCGCGGCGTACAACCCGAGCGGCGAGCACGGCATCCACCCGCTCGACCCGGCGCTCGGGCTGGAGGTGCCGGACGGGATCGAGCCGTTGCTGTCGCCGAAGGACGAGGCGGCGCCCACGCTGGCCGAGGCCGAGGAGGCCGGTCTGCTCCCGTCGTACGACGCGTGCCTGACGCACCTTCGGACACTCACCGACCGCTGA
- a CDS encoding ABC transporter substrate-binding protein, which produces MTLLRHATTTKVAALGSITALGCLALTGCGSNSLGGSSSSSTSASGSSSTTPAGSSTATLDSALAAKVPAAVKAKGTLTIGSDASYAPNEFLGSDGKTVQGMDVDLFNAVATTLGLKTNFQNASFDTIILGVNSGKYDVGVSSFTINADREKQVDMVSYFSAGTQWAVKKGNPKKVDIDNACGLTVGVQKGTVEIDDLTARSKKCTSSGKKPITQIVEEQQSKVTADLISGKVDAMSADSPITLYAIKQTGDQLQTAGALYGTAPYGIVVPKKEAALATAFSEALQALDKSGVYKNILAKWGNTSGAVTSFAVNPSVS; this is translated from the coding sequence ATGACTCTGCTTCGCCACGCGACCACTACCAAGGTCGCGGCCCTCGGCTCCATCACGGCCCTCGGATGCCTCGCCCTCACCGGCTGCGGCTCGAACTCGCTGGGTGGTTCCAGCTCCAGCTCCACCTCCGCGTCGGGCTCGTCCAGCACGACGCCCGCCGGGTCGAGCACCGCCACGCTGGACAGCGCGCTCGCCGCCAAGGTCCCGGCCGCGGTCAAGGCGAAGGGCACGCTCACGATCGGCTCCGACGCGTCCTACGCGCCGAACGAGTTCCTCGGCTCCGACGGCAAGACCGTGCAAGGCATGGACGTCGACCTCTTCAACGCCGTGGCGACCACGCTGGGGCTGAAGACCAACTTCCAGAACGCGAGCTTCGACACCATCATCCTGGGCGTCAACTCCGGCAAGTACGACGTGGGCGTCTCCTCCTTCACCATCAACGCCGACCGCGAGAAGCAGGTCGACATGGTGAGCTACTTCAGCGCCGGCACCCAGTGGGCCGTGAAGAAGGGCAATCCCAAGAAGGTCGACATCGACAACGCCTGCGGCCTGACCGTCGGCGTGCAGAAGGGCACCGTCGAGATCGACGATCTGACCGCACGGAGCAAGAAGTGCACCTCCTCCGGGAAGAAGCCGATCACCCAGATCGTCGAGGAGCAGCAGTCCAAGGTCACGGCCGACCTCATCTCGGGCAAGGTCGACGCGATGAGCGCCGACTCCCCCATCACCCTCTACGCGATCAAGCAGACCGGCGACCAGCTGCAGACCGCGGGCGCGCTCTACGGCACCGCGCCGTACGGCATCGTGGTGCCCAAGAAGGAGGCCGCACTCGCGACCGCGTTCAGCGAGGCGCTGCAGGCCCTCGACAAGAGCGGTGTCTACAAGAACATCCTGGCCAAGTGGGGCAACACCAGCGGCGCCGTCACCAGCTTCGCCGTCAATCCCAGTGTCAGTTGA
- a CDS encoding amino acid ABC transporter permease — MSVDTSDRPGRIDARPVRHPGRYVAIVVIAVIVAMMVSSVVTNSRWDWSFALQIMKYKPVINGLWRGTIVGTVGAMIIGVVLGIVLAIMRLSDNPVLRGVAAVYVWFFRSIPRLVLLVMFGTGLGYLYPSLSLGVPFAEQLGHFIGLSSDATTVGHINVAHLSNQIIIGILGLGLSEAAYMAEIARAGIQSVDQGQREAAQALGMSSGKSMRRIVLPQAMRVIVPPTGNETLAMVKDTSLLSAIPITAELFFQTEQIGSNTYKIMPAIMAAVLWYLIICSILAVVQSFLERKFGRGIGTQRAEGGLRARMLGLAGGGPR; from the coding sequence GTGTCAGTTGACACCAGTGACCGGCCGGGCAGGATCGACGCCCGGCCGGTCCGGCACCCCGGTCGCTATGTAGCGATCGTCGTCATCGCCGTCATCGTGGCGATGATGGTGAGTTCGGTGGTGACCAACTCCCGCTGGGACTGGTCGTTCGCACTGCAGATCATGAAGTACAAGCCCGTCATCAACGGGCTCTGGCGCGGCACGATCGTCGGGACCGTCGGCGCGATGATCATCGGTGTCGTGCTCGGCATCGTGCTCGCGATCATGCGGCTGTCGGACAATCCGGTGCTGCGCGGCGTCGCAGCCGTCTACGTCTGGTTCTTCAGGTCCATCCCGCGACTGGTGCTCCTGGTGATGTTCGGCACCGGCCTCGGCTACCTCTACCCCTCGCTCAGCCTTGGGGTTCCGTTCGCCGAACAGCTGGGCCACTTCATCGGCCTCAGCTCGGATGCGACCACGGTGGGCCACATCAATGTGGCGCACCTGTCCAATCAGATCATCATCGGCATCCTCGGTCTCGGCCTGTCCGAAGCCGCGTACATGGCGGAGATCGCCCGCGCCGGAATCCAGTCGGTCGACCAGGGTCAGCGTGAAGCCGCACAGGCGCTCGGGATGTCCTCCGGCAAGAGCATGCGCCGCATCGTTCTCCCGCAGGCCATGCGGGTCATCGTGCCGCCGACCGGCAACGAGACTCTTGCGATGGTGAAGGACACGTCCTTGCTGTCCGCGATCCCGATCACCGCCGAGCTGTTCTTCCAGACAGAACAGATCGGCAGTAACACCTACAAGATCATGCCGGCGATCATGGCGGCGGTACTTTGGTACCTCATCATCTGCTCGATCCTGGCGGTGGTGCAGAGCTTCCTGGAGCGCAAGTTCGGCCGGGGTATCGGCACCCAGCGCGCCGAGGGCGGCCTCCGAGCGCGCATGCTCGGCTTGGCCGGAGGAGGTCCCCGATGA
- a CDS encoding amino acid ABC transporter ATP-binding protein has product MTTTDAHSDKPIVRALNVTKAFHSNEVLKGIDLDVHEGQVVCLLGPSGSGKTTFLRCINQLETIDGGRIWVDGDLMGYDDREGQLHRLTEKRIAEQRREIGMVFQRFNLFPHKTAVENVMEAPIHVKGVDKKTARAEALALLERVGLGDHCDHFPAQLSGGQQQRVAIARALAMKPKLMLFDEPTSALDPELVGEVLAVMRELARDGMTMVVVTHEMAFARGVADKVVFMDAGVVVESGDPRDVIDRPQHERTKSFLSRVHAEEEHRVEAVTALVGLEGSAGSDSTSAGRPAPDDASGRSGASPTEVD; this is encoded by the coding sequence ATGACGACGACCGACGCGCACAGCGACAAGCCGATCGTACGAGCCCTCAACGTCACCAAGGCTTTTCACAGCAACGAGGTGCTGAAGGGCATCGACCTCGACGTGCACGAAGGCCAGGTCGTATGCCTGCTCGGGCCCTCCGGCTCGGGCAAGACGACGTTCCTGCGGTGCATCAACCAGCTGGAGACGATCGACGGCGGCCGCATCTGGGTCGACGGCGACCTCATGGGCTACGACGACCGCGAGGGGCAGCTGCACCGCCTCACCGAGAAGCGGATCGCCGAGCAGCGCCGTGAGATCGGGATGGTCTTCCAGCGCTTCAACCTCTTCCCGCACAAGACCGCGGTGGAGAACGTCATGGAGGCGCCCATCCATGTGAAGGGCGTGGACAAGAAGACCGCCCGCGCCGAGGCGCTCGCTCTGCTCGAGCGGGTGGGCCTGGGCGATCACTGCGACCACTTCCCGGCGCAGCTGTCCGGCGGGCAGCAGCAGCGGGTCGCCATCGCCCGCGCGTTGGCGATGAAGCCGAAGCTCATGCTCTTCGACGAGCCGACGTCCGCTCTGGACCCGGAGCTGGTCGGCGAGGTGCTGGCGGTCATGCGCGAGCTGGCCCGCGACGGGATGACCATGGTCGTGGTGACGCACGAGATGGCCTTCGCCCGCGGCGTCGCCGACAAGGTGGTCTTCATGGACGCCGGCGTGGTGGTGGAGTCCGGCGACCCGCGTGACGTCATCGACCGCCCGCAGCACGAGCGGACGAAGTCCTTCCTCAGCCGGGTGCACGCCGAGGAGGAGCACCGCGTGGAGGCCGTCACCGCACTCGTCGGGCTCGAGGGCTCGGCCGGCAGCGACTCGACGAGCGCCGGGCGCCCCGCCCCCGACGACGCGTCCGGACGTTCGGGCGCATCCCCCACCGAGGTCGACTGA
- a CDS encoding S24 family peptidase — MMRGLPRIGVAVVRGRSMEPTYAEGDSLLVAYGVRPVPGRAHVIRLPDGPDGPRPIAVKRLTRRERDGWWAERDNPAEGVDSWLVGAIPEHDVLARVLLRLPRSLRAR, encoded by the coding sequence ATGATGCGCGGCCTGCCGCGGATCGGGGTGGCCGTCGTCCGCGGCCGCTCCATGGAGCCGACGTACGCCGAGGGCGACAGCTTGCTGGTCGCCTACGGCGTACGTCCGGTTCCCGGTCGGGCCCACGTCATCCGGCTGCCCGACGGCCCGGACGGCCCGCGACCGATCGCCGTCAAGCGGCTGACCCGGCGCGAACGCGACGGCTGGTGGGCCGAGCGGGACAACCCAGCCGAGGGGGTCGACTCCTGGTTGGTCGGTGCCATCCCCGAACACGACGTGCTGGCAAGGGTGCTGCTGCGCCTGCCTCGGTCGCTCAGAGCACGCTGA
- the sodN gene encoding superoxide dismutase, Ni, with product MLRRFLAPTIEVSAHCDLPCGVYDPAQARIEAQSVKAICEKVADNDDPDFRIRAAIIKEQRSELVKHHLWVLWTDYFKPPHFEKFPQLHTLVNEATKLAGGGGGTKATFDVAKADELLGKIDEIAAIFAETKKS from the coding sequence ATGCTCCGCCGTTTCCTTGCCCCCACGATCGAGGTCAGCGCACACTGCGACCTGCCGTGTGGCGTGTACGACCCCGCCCAGGCCCGTATCGAGGCCCAGTCCGTCAAGGCCATCTGCGAGAAGGTCGCCGACAACGACGACCCCGACTTCCGCATTCGCGCCGCGATCATCAAGGAGCAGCGCTCCGAGCTGGTCAAGCACCACCTGTGGGTGCTGTGGACCGACTACTTCAAGCCGCCGCACTTCGAGAAGTTCCCCCAGCTGCACACCCTCGTCAACGAAGCCACCAAGCTGGCCGGTGGCGGCGGCGGCACGAAGGCGACGTTCGATGTCGCCAAGGCCGACGAGCTGCTGGGCAAGATCGACGAGATCGCCGCGATCTTCGCGGAGACCAAGAAGTCCTAG
- a CDS encoding AAA family ATPase has protein sequence MTTPHPALAGVDQALQSLADVGYLASDEIATTVYLAEALGKPLLVEGPAGVGKTELAKAVSRAIGADLIRLQCYEGVDEARALYEWNHAAQLLRITAERDSHEHAWQDVKSDIFGEEFLLPRPLLAAIRSEERVVLLIDELDKADEEMEGLLLEILSDFQVTVPELGTVTARHRPFVVLTSNATRELSEALRRRCLFLHIDYPDPQLEARIVGLQAPGLDDTLTQTLVRIVGALRAGSLRKPPSVAETLDWAHTLVALGTKELDPALVRSTLGVILKHQDDIRVATSTLDLDRALDG, from the coding sequence ATGACGACCCCGCACCCCGCGCTCGCCGGTGTCGACCAGGCGCTGCAGTCCCTGGCCGACGTCGGATACCTCGCCTCGGACGAGATCGCCACCACCGTCTACCTGGCCGAAGCCCTCGGCAAGCCGCTGCTGGTCGAGGGCCCTGCCGGGGTCGGCAAGACCGAGCTCGCCAAGGCCGTCAGCCGCGCGATCGGCGCCGACCTGATCCGGCTGCAGTGCTACGAGGGCGTCGACGAGGCCCGGGCGCTCTACGAGTGGAACCACGCGGCGCAGCTGCTGCGGATCACCGCCGAGCGCGACAGCCACGAACACGCCTGGCAGGACGTCAAATCCGACATCTTCGGCGAGGAGTTCCTGCTGCCGCGGCCCCTGCTCGCCGCGATCCGCAGCGAGGAGCGGGTCGTGCTGCTCATCGACGAGCTGGACAAGGCCGACGAGGAGATGGAGGGGCTCCTGCTGGAAATCCTGTCCGACTTCCAGGTGACGGTGCCCGAGCTGGGCACGGTGACCGCACGCCACCGGCCGTTCGTCGTCCTGACCTCCAACGCCACCCGCGAACTGTCCGAGGCGCTGCGGCGCCGGTGCCTCTTCCTGCACATCGACTATCCCGATCCGCAGTTGGAGGCCCGCATCGTCGGGCTGCAGGCGCCGGGCCTGGACGACACGCTGACGCAGACCCTGGTGCGCATCGTCGGCGCCCTGCGCGCCGGGTCGTTGCGCAAACCGCCGTCGGTCGCCGAGACCCTCGACTGGGCACACACCCTCGTGGCACTCGGCACGAAGGAGCTCGACCCGGCGCTGGTCCGCAGCACCCTCGGGGTCATCCTCAAGCACCAGGACGACATCCGCGTCGCCACCAGCACACTGGACCTGGACCGTGCCCTCGACGGCTGA